CAAGCGCAGGTGATCCTGCAAAAGCACCGTATCGAGAAACTCCCCATCGTGGACGACGAAGGCAAGCTTCAAGGCCTCATCACGATCAAGGATCTGCTGAAACTAAGACAGCATCCCAACGCCAGCAAAGATGCCAAAGGCCGTTTGCGCGTGGCGGCGGCGGTCGGCCCGCTACGACAGCCGGTAGAGCGCGCCAAAGCGCTGTGGGAAACGGGCTGCGACGCGATCGTCGTCGATGCGGCGCACGGACATTCCGAAGGCGTGCTTCAAGCTGTGAAGGCGATCAAGCGCAGCGTGCCGGACGCGACCGTGATCGCGGGCAACGCCGCCTCGCCCCAAGCGGTGCGAGAGTTGGCAGAATGCGGCGCGGATGGAGTTCGAATAGGGCTCGGCGCCGGAAGCATCTGTACGACCAGGGTCGTCTCCGGCGTCGGCGCGCCTCAGTTCACGACCGTAGTCAAGTGCGCCGAGGAGGCTCGAAGACTCGGCATTCCGGCCATCGCCGACGGCGGAATCCGATACTCGGGCGACATTGTCAAGGCGCTCGCGGCGGGCGCCGATTGCGTCATGCTGGGCAACCTGTTGGCGGGCTGCGACGAATCGCCCGGCGAGCTAGAAATGTACCGGAACAGGGCTTACAAAGTCTATCGCGGCATGGGCAGCATCGGCGCCATGAGAGCAGGTTCGTCCGACCGATACTATCAAAAGGACCCGCGCCGAATAGTGCCCGAGGGCGTTGAAGGCCGTGTGGCCTACAAAGGCGCCCTGGCCGAGACGATCCATCAATTGGTCGGCGGACTGCGATCCGGCATGGGCTATCTGGGCGCCAAAGACCTGAAAGAACTGAGAGAGAAGGCCGAGTTCGTCCGCATCACCAACGCCGGACTGCGGGAGAGCCACCCCCACAGCGTCTCAATTACCCGCGAGCCGCCCAACTACAGTGCGGAATGGACGGGCGATAACGAATGAGCCTCGACGAGCGGTTAGAATCCCTGGGCGTCGTCAAGCGCGGACACTTCTTGCTCTCTTCTGGGCGGCACAGCGACATCTACTTTGAAAAGTTTCGCATATTAGAGCATCCCGAAGTCCTTGCCGAGATGGTCGCGCTGATACTCAAGAGCCTAGATCGAGATTCGATCGACCTTGTGATCGGACCGACTACCGGGGGCGTGATCGTCGCTTACGAAGCCGCTCGGCAACTCGGCAAAAGCGCGCTCTATGCCGAGCGCGAAGCCGGAGCGCGGGCTCTGCGCCGCGATGCGGAGATGCATCCAGGTTCGCGAGTTTTGGTGGTCGATGATTTGCTAACGACGGGGCTATCGGCGCAAGAGGTGATCGATCTGACGCGCCAACACGGCGGTCAAGCAGTCGGCCTGGGCGTGCTGATCGATCGGTCCAACGGCCAGCACGGGATCGATATTCCGATCCACAGCGCGTTGGATCTGCCCGCCGTCTCGTTCGAACCGCAGGATTGTCCCCTCTGTCGAAATGGCGTCCCGATTACCGTTAGGGGCACGCGCTACGCCGAGGTCGCGCCATGAAGGTCGGCGTCAACCGCTGGACGTTGCCGGGCGAATGGGATTTGGAAAAGTGCTTTCGAACCTGCCACCAAGTCGGCTTCGATTCGATCGAGATCAACTTTGACGAGAGCGGCTACCTGAACCCAAAGATGAGCGATGCGGAAGCAGCCGACATTCGCAAACTGGCCGATAAAGTAGGCATCGAGATCAGCAGCGTCTCCAGTGCGGTCTATTGGGGGTCGCCCTTCACGCACAACGATCCCGGCGTGCGGCAAAAGGCGATCGATCTGGCCGAACATCAAATTCGACTAACCCGAGCTATGGGGCTGGACGCTGTGCTGATCGTGCCCGGATTGGTCAACCCGGAAACCCAGTACGACACGGTCTATCAGCGCGCAAGCGAGGCGATGAAGAAGATCGCGCCGGTCGCAGAGCGGCACGCCGTAACGATCGGCGTCGAGAACGTGTGGAACCGCTTTCTGCTAAGCCCCCTGGAGATGGCGCGATTCATCGACGAAATCGGCAGCCCAAAGGTGATGGCCTACTTCGACGTGGGCAACGTGCTGGCGTTCGGCTATCCCCAACATTGGATTCGGATTCTCGGCTCTCGAATCGTCCGGGTGCACGTCAAAGACTTCCGCACGAACGTGGGCACGGGCGCAGGCTTTGTGAACCTGATTCAGGGCGACGTGGCCTGGGGCGCGGTCTCCCAGGCGCTGCGCGAAATCGGCTATAACGGTTACATAACCGCCGAGGTGGAAGGCTACCGAGGCCACCACGAATTGGGGCTGAGGCATATTGCCGATTGCCTAAAAGCGCTCTTCCCCTCTCGACCATAAGAGCCGTGCTGCAGAATTAGGCAAGAATCGCCCCAAAGGTATAATCCTCTCGGTGCCTGGTCGTCCAACGGCAGGACGCTGGACTTTGGATCCAGAAA
This genomic window from Armatimonadota bacterium contains:
- the guaB gene encoding IMP dehydrogenase, with the translated sequence MANTELPEALSFDDVLLQPQRSAILPDEVDVTGLVARGIELRTPIVSSPMDTVTGSRMAIAMAREGGMGVIHRNMSIDEQVAEVDRVKRSEHGIIWHPISLSADHVIRDALGLMERYHISGVPITNESGRLIGILTNRDIRFETDFDRPISQAMTSENLVTAPVGTTLEQAQVILQKHRIEKLPIVDDEGKLQGLITIKDLLKLRQHPNASKDAKGRLRVAAAVGPLRQPVERAKALWETGCDAIVVDAAHGHSEGVLQAVKAIKRSVPDATVIAGNAASPQAVRELAECGADGVRIGLGAGSICTTRVVSGVGAPQFTTVVKCAEEARRLGIPAIADGGIRYSGDIVKALAAGADCVMLGNLLAGCDESPGELEMYRNRAYKVYRGMGSIGAMRAGSSDRYYQKDPRRIVPEGVEGRVAYKGALAETIHQLVGGLRSGMGYLGAKDLKELREKAEFVRITNAGLRESHPHSVSITREPPNYSAEWTGDNE
- a CDS encoding orotate phosphoribosyltransferase produces the protein MSLDERLESLGVVKRGHFLLSSGRHSDIYFEKFRILEHPEVLAEMVALILKSLDRDSIDLVIGPTTGGVIVAYEAARQLGKSALYAEREAGARALRRDAEMHPGSRVLVVDDLLTTGLSAQEVIDLTRQHGGQAVGLGVLIDRSNGQHGIDIPIHSALDLPAVSFEPQDCPLCRNGVPITVRGTRYAEVAP
- a CDS encoding sugar phosphate isomerase/epimerase; this encodes MKVGVNRWTLPGEWDLEKCFRTCHQVGFDSIEINFDESGYLNPKMSDAEAADIRKLADKVGIEISSVSSAVYWGSPFTHNDPGVRQKAIDLAEHQIRLTRAMGLDAVLIVPGLVNPETQYDTVYQRASEAMKKIAPVAERHAVTIGVENVWNRFLLSPLEMARFIDEIGSPKVMAYFDVGNVLAFGYPQHWIRILGSRIVRVHVKDFRTNVGTGAGFVNLIQGDVAWGAVSQALREIGYNGYITAEVEGYRGHHELGLRHIADCLKALFPSRP